A window of the Besnoitia besnoiti strain Bb-Ger1 chromosome VI, whole genome shotgun sequence genome harbors these coding sequences:
- a CDS encoding hypothetical protein (encoded by transcript BESB_066170), which yields MWSELRAEYYAKYPKAVPQRSGRIQESTGTVGTTQRLTRTSSVPHCEKSPILDSRPLVSRRPVLARACSQTVATGAGGKGFACPGAAAVAASSDDGQRSTASFVASSQSSGEHLLGAGDASRSRGGADLSSDRIEDSLPAQPPASPAGISRECVLKGALDTREGESQKGSHELTQNRTDVCAPDTSKAEVPGLRDFCSLRGGEASVSGPSRGNYSRKGTSDPENAAVESGRAPVAGSAHKGALTTEERGSRLQCKSRGGAGSETVTSSVLKSEKDASLRVLDATDNEEARLRQGRGSPCLTLRSIVSGTQVASPAPGDVDDDAAASLPPKRQKKVVTSRTRGRASTTSPPGGRGLRGCGSLRLSRSSFQIPESRASIIQPLEKRDSVSQVHRGPGSSGASSHLARTTETASSKRSRRTTSVERVPPTGQRMNIQQDETVNASRHNRNSRGGDRMTGIMTTERRLARGGPKTTDSLLIEESFSISDEGHSEKVARPLRDSSELSNCARQLSETHLTGSDYGIGSIDGSSFKQDPRWQGSSTTIKSHQSTGRNHSHTMVAPSPDGGPRFASERHSQQARQQWGNAIPCAMSYASQAPSLHPQMPMTSEPHCLNAQQIGDSSNVKSFPCGRSEQGSTPQRNAFALPRPGQEGTQRSHCSRYGGADPCASRPISHIRDPLRAADSKENLSENAATGAMSADGAMQTSLKAHGTPSTFGERFHSSASHNHRYSEVHRGFPPPVLSEAPHPLDEETNDLAAFADHLSEGSKTDEILVSTVYCEDSEPLAPRSRDAAPTCAARQRVPRSESTANRQSSRNGLPKPRSRSEHPARSGGKGGLCSNQAASHASASATVPSQNPRSVDLRASKHAVPDIGRARTPGTAGTQLSKAGDSSPSKRGVSCGARPGGISSLKNNVTNGGGTRRGAEVASGSKPANLAAHRPTSRLTTAEAGAGARWLSRTPASEGSITEQNELPAVTSDGNSQAHPSMGGSENPYSNSTGCSQPGWTSGKIEDSSPTLNSTILTNFGNGIDSSGQGASFGGQGGPETAGVVPPPSPHQQQTYPDQGGATGLAYPYLCGNAKPGTYAGTLPDRNPATCERRPVSRNGFARARLQSPPPAAASGTSERRPWSTPPSVVTHSSGTRRWYRLPTWVGNIPRDSPDDSVLHLTPGVPGSRFEDFLGVPVYSDPRSCFQTSRSGGAAISQAPVAQGPYNTRRHPVLPTPSNCNTAAFSPALNGSNASIGLQLPQSGMTATLHHPPHVQPLQRTPSPVQGASMSQAGWPAESYGNGRSVLPFPGSSSSQCAPMVFHTPSMRPFHHSFVNSQKLFASSAIHRVAAMAAAVASGSTGAAAYVPGTTLQPSWGAFSRTVQGAKGP from the exons ATGTGGTCTGAACTGCGGGCCGAGTATTACGCCAAATATCCGAAGGCTGTGCCCCAAAGGAGCGGCAGAATTCAGGAGTCAACAGGAACCGTCGGGACTACCCAGCGTCTCACACGCACTTCGTCAGTTCCTCACTGCGAGAAATCTCCAATTCTTGACAGTCGGCCCCTCGTCTCCAGGCGTCCGGTGTTAGCCCGAGCATGCTCCCAGACAGTAGCAACGGGGGCTGGCGGAAAAGGCTTCGCGTGTCCAGGTGCTGCAGCGGTGGCAGCGTCAAGCGATGACGGCCAACGTTCAACAGCGTCCTTCGTTGCTTCTTCACAGTCCTCGGGGGAACATTTATTGGGGGCGGGAGACGCGTCTCGTTCGCGTGGTGGTGCTGACCTCTCGTCGGACAGAATCGAAGACTCTCTTCCCGCACAGCCACCGGCCTCACCGGCAGGTATTAGCCGTGAATGCGTACTAAAGGGAGCCTTGGATACACGAGAAGGCGAGTCGCAAAAGGGATCGCACGAGCTAACACAGAACCGCACGGACGTCTGTGCGCCTGATACGAGCAAGGCGGAGGTTCCAGGTCTTCGAGATTTCTGTAGTCTGCGCGGTGGTGAAGCTTCCGTTTCTGGTCCCTCACGTGGAAACTACAGTCGTAAAGGAACCAGTGATCCAGAGAATGCTGCAGTGGAAAGCGGGCGAGCACCTGTGGCAGGTAGCGCTCACAAAGGAGCGCTCACCACTGAGGAACGTGGCTCTCGGCTTCAGTGTAAATCCCGTGGCGGGGCCGGCTCGGAAACTGTCACCTCTTCCGTCCTCaagagcgagaaggacgcgTCACTAAGAGTATTGGACGCCACAGATAACGAAGAGGCTCGTCTGAGGCAGGGGCGAGGCTCACCGTGCCTCACACTTCGTAGTATAGTGTCTGGCACACAGGTCGCTTCACCAGCGCCTGGTGACGTGGATGATGACGCAGCGGCAAGCCTACCCCCCAAACGACAGAAAAAGGTCGTCACCTCAAGGACCAGAGGCCGTGCTTCAACTACTTCACCTccgggagggagaggactACGTGGTTGTGGCTCCCTCAGGCTTTCAAGAAGCTCCTTCCAAATTCCTGAGAGCAGAGCGTCCATTATTCAGCCACTGGAGAAAAGGGACTCGGTATCACAGGTGCACAGGGGGCCCGGCTCGTCCGGTGCGTCCTCTCATCTGGCAAGGACTACCGAAACCGCCAGCAGCAAACGCAGCCGGCGCACTACCAGTGTTGAGAGGGTTCCGCCAACAGGGCAACGGATGAATATCCAGCAGGATGAGACGGTTAATGCGTCGAGACACAACAGGAAttcgcgtggaggcgaccgAATGACAGGCATCATGACAACCGAACGACGACTGGCAAGAGGGGGACCGAAGACAACAGACAGTTTACTCATTGAAGAGTCATTTTCAATATCTGACGAAGGACATTCAGAGAAGGTAGCAAGACCCctgcgcgacagcagcgagcTGTCGAACTGCGCGAGACAACTTTCGGAGACACATCTCACCGGCTCCGATTACGGGATTGGCAGCATCGATGGCAGCTCATTCAAGCAGGATCCGCGTTGGCAGGGCTCATCTACAACGATAAAATCTCACCAGAGCACCGGCCGGAACCATTCTCATACGATGGTCGCACCCTCGCCGGACGGAGGGCCGCGCTTTGCGTCTGAGCGGCATTCTCAGCAGGCTCGACAACAGTGGGGAAACGCCATTCCGTGCGCCATGTCTTACGCTTCCCAGGCCCCTTCGCTTCATCCTCAGATGCCTATGACCTCCGAGCCCCACTGTCTGAATGCTCAGCAGATCGGGGATTCTTCAAATGTCAAATCCTTCCCCTGCGGCAGAAGCGAGCAAGGATCCACTCCACAGAGGAACGCGTTCGCTCTCCCCAGGCCGGGACAAGAAGGGACGCAACGGAGTCACTGCAGCCGGTACGGTGGAGCCGATCCATGTGCCTCCAGGCCTATCTCGCACATCCGCGACCCTCTGCGTGCAGCCGATAGCAAGGAGAACTTATCTGAAAATGCGGCAACCGGAGCGATGTCTGCAGACGGAGCGATGCAGACATCCTTGAAGGCTCATGGGACTCCATCCACCTTTGGAGAGCGGTTCCATTCATCTGCCAGCCACAACCACCGCTACTCAGAGGTACACAGAGGATTTCCACCGCCGGTCCTGTCGGAAGCGCCGCACCCACTGGATGAGGAAACAAACGACCTGGCTGCATTTGCGGATCACCTCTCCGAAGGTTCAAAAACCGATGAAATTCTCGTCTCCACGGTGTACTGCGAAGACAGTGAACCTCTTGCGCCTCGCTCtagagacgcggcgcccacgtgcgcggctcgccagcgAGTCCCTCGTTCTGAATCGACTGCAAATCGCCAGTCATCAAGAAATGGACTGCCAAAGCCTCGCAGTCGCTCAGAGCATCCAGCCAGATCCGGCGGGAAGGGAGGACTCTGCTCAAATCAAGCGGCGTCAcacgcgtcggcgtctgctaCTGTGCCAAGTCAGAACCCACGCAGCGTTGACCTCAGGGCTTCCAAGCACGCCGTGCCGGATATAGGTAGAGCACGAACACCAGGGACTGCAGGTACCCAGCTCTCGAAAGCAGGTGATTCAAGCCCGTCAAAAAGAGGTGTATCGTGTGGCGCAAGGCCAGGTGGCATTTCCAGCTTGAAGAACAATGTCACGAACGGAGGAGGAACGCGGAGGGGAGCAGAAGTGGCCTCTGGCTCTAAACCAGCAAATCTGGCGGCACACCGCCCTACGAGCCGCTTGACAACAGCAGAAGCGGGTGCTGGGGCACGGTGGCTTTCGAGGACACCCGCTAGTGAGGGCTCAATAACTGAACAAAATGAATTGCCCGCTGTCACATCAGACGGCAACAGCCAGGCTCACCCAAGCATGGGAGGCTCAGAAAATCCATATTCAAATTCAACTGGTTGCAGTCAGCCGGGCTGGACGTCCGGGAAGATTGAGGACTCCTCGCCAACCCTTAACAGCACCATTTTGACCAATTTCGGCAATGGGATTGATTCATCAG GTCAAGGAGCGTCGTTCGGTGGGCAGGGGGGACCAGAGACAGCCGGAGTGGTCCCGCCACCATCTCCGCATCAGCAACAGACATATCCAGACCAGGGAGGCGCCACAGGTCTGGCATATCCTTATCTGTGCGGCAATGCAAAGCCCGGCACCTACGCGGGAACACTTCCCGACCGTAATCCCGCTACGTGTGAGCGTCGTCCCGTCTCGAGAAACG GTTTTGCGAGAGCGAGACTGCAAAGTCCACCACCCGCAGCCGCAAGTGGAACCTCCGAGCGTCGACCGTGGAGCACGCCTCCGTCAGTGGTCACGCACTCCTCCGGGACGCGTAGGTGGTATCGTCTCCCGACGTGGGTCGGTAACATCCCGCGAGATTCTCCAGACGACTCCGTCCTGCATCTCACTCCAGGCGTTCCAGGGTCCCGCTTTGAGGACTTTTTGGGAGTCCCGGTCTACTCCGACCCCCGGTCATGTTTCCAGAcctcgcgcagcggaggTGCTGCAATTTCGCAGGCACCCGTAGCCCAAGGCCCATACAATACTCGCCGCCATCCTGTATTACCCACCCCTTCGAACTGCAACACTGCTGCCTTTTCGCCGGCGCTGAACGGCTCGAATGCAAGCATTGGCCTTCAGCTACCCCAGTCTGGCATGACGGCCACCTTGCATCATCCTCCTCATGTGCAGCCTCTTCAACGAACGCCCAGTCCCGTGCAAGGGGCAAGCATGTCTCAGGCAGGATGGCCAGCCGAGTCCTACGGCAACGGAAGATCTGTTCTTCCGTTCCCcggctcttcgtcctcgcagtGTGCTCCGATGGTTTTTCACACTCCCTCCATGAGGCCGTTCCATCATAGCTTCGTCAACAGCCAAAAGCTGTTCGCGTCCTCAGCAATCCACCGTGTGGCTGCAATGGCAGCGGCAGTCGCAAGCGGCAGTacaggcgcggcagcgtaTGTGCCTGGAACGACTCTACAGCCTTCGTGGGGTGCTTTTTCTAGAACCGTCCAAGGCGCTAAGGGGCCGTGA